From a region of the Methanolobus tindarius DSM 2278 genome:
- a CDS encoding ArsR/SmtB family transcription factor, with the protein MDNSEHVCADSTCLDDRVRHLPSEDSIYSMCKIFNALQCTTRLKILFLLLQGDLCVKAIEDSLGLTQSAISHSLKNLRQLDLVRVRKEGRFAVYYLADQHVELLVSMCREHVEEVKK; encoded by the coding sequence ATGGACAATTCAGAACATGTTTGTGCAGATTCAACTTGCCTTGACGACAGAGTCAGGCACCTTCCTTCAGAAGATTCCATTTATTCAATGTGCAAAATATTCAATGCACTCCAATGCACAACCCGCCTGAAGATACTTTTTCTTCTGTTGCAGGGTGACCTTTGTGTAAAAGCAATTGAGGATTCTCTGGGACTCACCCAGTCTGCAATATCCCATAGTCTGAAAAACCTGAGGCAGCTTGATCTTGTAAGGGTCAGGAAAGAAGGCCGGTTTGCTGTTTATTATCTTGCGGATCAGCATGTTGAATTACTGGTATCCATGTGTCGGGAACACGTTGAGGAGGTTAAAAAATGA
- a CDS encoding energy-coupling factor transporter ATPase has protein sequence MIQIENLSYRYPSGTLALDSITLNIRKGEFVAIAGKNGCGKSTLLRHINGLLLPTEGSVSVKEMDTSDKSKLQDIRRIAAMVFQDPQSQFIGMTVEDDIAFGPENLSLPSSEIKRRVSTALESVGMSAYRHKTPRTLSGGQKQKVALASILAMEPEVILFDEVTSMLDSKSKKDILFLLKQLHEAGSTIIYVTHLVEELVLADRLLLMENGHIIQNGNPREIIAKISSGSFGFDAPPIIELSKKLLDAGIIPPSFLPLSKDELREALCRLK, from the coding sequence ATGATTCAAATAGAAAACCTGAGTTATCGGTACCCAAGTGGCACACTGGCCCTTGATTCTATAACTCTGAACATCCGCAAAGGTGAATTTGTAGCCATTGCCGGAAAGAATGGTTGTGGTAAATCAACCCTGTTGAGACATATTAACGGACTTTTACTACCTACCGAAGGTTCCGTGTCAGTAAAAGAAATGGATACTTCAGATAAGTCAAAACTTCAGGATATTCGCAGGATAGCAGCAATGGTATTTCAGGATCCTCAATCCCAATTCATTGGAATGACAGTTGAGGATGATATCGCATTCGGTCCTGAAAACCTTAGTCTTCCATCTTCTGAGATCAAAAGACGTGTATCCACAGCACTTGAATCTGTTGGGATGTCAGCATATAGGCACAAAACTCCCAGGACTCTCAGTGGCGGTCAGAAACAGAAAGTTGCTCTTGCTTCAATTCTTGCAATGGAGCCGGAGGTAATACTTTTTGATGAAGTGACCTCCATGCTTGATTCTAAATCCAAAAAAGACATACTTTTCTTGTTAAAACAGTTGCATGAAGCAGGTTCTACTATAATCTATGTGACTCATCTTGTTGAGGAACTTGTCCTTGCAGACAGGCTGTTGCTAATGGAAAATGGTCACATAATCCAGAATGGAAATCCACGGGAGATTATCGCGAAGATAAGTTCTGGCAGTTTTGGTTTTGATGCTCCTCCAATTATTGAATTATCAAAAAAGCTCCTTGATGCCGGAATAATTCCTCCTTCCTTTTTACCTTTATCAAAAGATGAACTTCGGGAGGCTTTATGTCGATTGAAGTGA
- a CDS encoding ATP-binding cassette domain-containing protein: MSIEVKDVSFFYNKGTSLEKKALDKVSFSIEKGEFILITGEVGSGKSTLIRHLNGLVKPQAGSVKINGLDSTNKKLRSKIGLLMQYPQRQLFGKTVFEDVSFGPSNFGLKGDELKERVNESLILAGLSLDIKDLSPFSLSGGQMRLVALAGVLSMRPEYLVLDEPTSGLDPDNRSSLFSTLKKLHSSGISVIVVSHQVDHFLPFADKVLLLNDGCVDFCGRPEDYLKSVSFPIPDISSLMKELQECGFDVTNNICSVDDAFNEIIRFFKLKEVHENE; the protein is encoded by the coding sequence ATGTCGATTGAAGTGAAGGATGTCAGTTTTTTCTATAACAAAGGTACATCCCTTGAAAAAAAGGCTCTTGATAAGGTAAGTTTCTCTATTGAAAAGGGTGAGTTTATCCTTATTACCGGAGAGGTAGGTTCAGGAAAATCAACTCTTATCCGTCATTTAAACGGGTTGGTAAAACCACAAGCCGGTTCTGTAAAAATAAACGGGCTTGATTCTACAAATAAAAAGCTGCGTTCAAAAATTGGCCTGTTAATGCAGTATCCACAAAGGCAGCTTTTTGGAAAAACCGTCTTTGAAGATGTTTCTTTCGGACCTTCAAATTTTGGTCTGAAAGGTGATGAGCTTAAAGAACGTGTAAATGAATCTCTCATCCTTGCAGGTCTCAGTCTGGATATCAAGGACCTTTCACCATTTTCCCTTAGTGGTGGCCAAATGCGTCTTGTCGCTCTTGCAGGTGTTCTTTCCATGAGGCCTGAATATCTTGTTCTTGATGAACCTACATCAGGTCTTGATCCTGATAACAGATCATCTCTTTTCTCAACTCTTAAAAAGCTTCATAGTTCAGGAATCTCAGTAATTGTAGTATCGCATCAGGTAGACCATTTTCTTCCATTTGCTGATAAGGTACTTCTTCTAAATGACGGCTGCGTTGACTTTTGCGGAAGACCTGAGGATTACCTGAAGTCAGTGTCTTTTCCTATTCCTGATATAAGCTCCCTGATGAAAGAATTACAGGAATGCGGGTTTGATGTAACCAATAATATTTGTTCTGTAGATGATGCTTTCAATGAGATTATAAGGTTTTTCAAATTAAAAGAGGTGCATGAGAATGAATGA
- a CDS encoding energy-coupling factor transporter transmembrane component T family protein produces the protein MNDLFLSYVPGKSFLHGLDPRTKIVGLMAISFCILRVSSVEIMALLAVIFVTIIVACQLPVIHFVRSVRPMIPFFSFIFLMQVLFTEGTPVFEFGLLKGSYEGFLHGSILSLRFIFLILFAALVTATTSPAGITAGVERLLRPLPLKYMGISSHDLAMMMSLSLYFVPMLFDSFRDLRDAQISRGLDIKREPVKAIMSLTVPLVKMSLRSVDEVALAMESRCYTGVSRSSMYVLKFSFMDYVLFIFYLVLLFFICI, from the coding sequence ATGAATGATCTTTTTCTCTCTTACGTGCCGGGCAAATCTTTCCTTCATGGGCTTGACCCGAGGACAAAGATAGTAGGACTGATGGCCATTAGTTTTTGTATTCTCAGAGTATCATCCGTTGAAATAATGGCATTGCTGGCTGTTATTTTTGTAACAATCATAGTTGCTTGTCAGCTTCCTGTCATTCATTTCGTAAGGTCTGTGCGTCCAATGATTCCTTTTTTCTCATTCATATTTCTCATGCAGGTTCTATTCACAGAAGGAACACCTGTTTTTGAATTCGGATTGCTGAAAGGCAGTTACGAAGGATTTCTCCATGGAAGCATCCTTTCTTTGAGATTTATTTTCCTGATCCTTTTTGCCGCTCTGGTAACAGCCACTACTTCACCTGCCGGAATTACTGCAGGTGTTGAAAGGCTTCTCAGGCCTTTGCCATTAAAATACATGGGAATATCCTCTCATGACCTTGCAATGATGATGTCACTATCTCTTTATTTTGTACCAATGTTGTTTGATAGTTTCAGGGATCTCAGGGACGCTCAAATCTCACGTGGATTGGATATAAAAAGGGAACCTGTAAAAGCCATCATGTCTCTGACCGTTCCGCTTGTGAAGATGTCTTTAAGGTCTGTTGATGAAGTTGCTCTTGCCATGGAAAGCAGATGTTATACCGGTGTTTCACGCAGTTCCATGTATGTTCTGAAATTCAGTTTTATGGATTATGTATTGTTTATTTTCTATCTCGTCCTGTTATTTTTTATTTGTATTTGA